The nucleotide sequence AGAAACCCAGACGACTATCACACTTAGATATTATATCGCAATTGTCGGGAAATCTCGATACCGCAAATTGATTTCCCTGAAAAAACAATCAGAACTATTGACCTGACAGGCCTTTCGGACCGAAATTCCTGAAAATGAGAACGAGAGTCGGCTCCAAACCGACTCTCGATCCCCTGATTTTACAGGAAGATATATCCTTCTTCTCCATGTTGACTCAAATCGAGCCCTTGAATTTCACCATCTTTGCTGACGCGCAGACCCATGGTCAGGTCAATCAGCTTCAGAATGATAATGGTTCCCACGACTGAAATCGCGATGGCTGCTCCCACACTGACAAACTGATTGATCAGCTGCTGAGTGTTTCCTTCCAGTAAACCTGAGCCTTCCGCATTACCAGTGATGGATTTGGTAGCAAATACACCCGTGAGAATTGCCCCCACGGTTCCACCGACGCCGTGTACACCAAAGGCATCCAGCGTATCATCATATTTAAACTTGGATTTGAGTGAAGTACAGGCAAAATAACAGGCAAAACCAGCAAGCAGCCCGAGAATAATTCCAGACAGCGGAGTGACCGTACCACAGGCGGGGGTGATACAGACCAGCCCCGCGACGGCCCCCGAACAGGCACCGAGAATACTGGGTTTACCGTTAAAGACCCATTCTGCCACTGCCCAGGCCAGAACTCCGGCTGCTGCAGCCAGATGCGTCGCTACAAAAGCATTCACGGCGGCAGGATTTGAACCGACGGCACTGCCGGCATTAAATCCGAACCAGCCGACCCAGAGCATTGAAGCACCGATAAATGTATAAGTCAGATTGTGTGGTGGCATCGGTTCCTGACCGTATCCCAGTCGTTTCCCCAGCAGGATCGCACAGACCAGTGCGGAAAATCCGGAGCTAATGTGTACTACTGTGCCTCCGGCAAAATCAAACGCCGGGTAGAGTGCATTTTCATTCCATTCACATAACCAGCCCGTATCTGACCAGACCCAGTGGGCAATCGGGCAATAGACAAAAGTGCCCCAGAGAACTGAGAAAACCACCATTGAGCTGAATTTCATACGCTCCGCAAAGGCACCGCAGATCAGAGCAGGGGTGATAATGAAAAACATCATCTGAAAGACCATGAACAGTGATTTGGGAATCGAACCATTGGCGGGAATCACTACCGCGCCATCTTTCCAGTACGGGATGACATCTTTCAACAGCAGATAGTCAAAACCACCGACAAAACCACCCAGGATATCTGAACCGAACGCAAGGCTATAGCCCCAGAGTGCCCAGATGACAGACATGAGTCCCATCAGGAACATACATTGCATCATGACGCCCAGAATATTCTTCTTGCGAACCAGTCCGCCATAAAACAAGGCCAACCCGGGGGCGGTCATCATCAATACCAGTGCAGAGGCGACCATCATCCAGGCAATGTCAGCGCTGTCAAATTCGACGGCCGCTGCTTCCTGCGCTGGTGCTTCTGCACCAGAGCCAAGGGCATGGGGGGGGACAGCTTCGTCGGCGAAGATCTGTCCCATTCCGGATAAACTCAAGAAGAATGTTAAAAATGTGCAGTACGTAAGCTGTCTGTAGACTCTCCTCATTGTGAAGGCCTTTCCGAGCGCGAAAAAATTGTCAAAGCAGTGAGCGAGCGCTTTGGTTCCCTGAATTGATCGAACGATCTGCTTAGTGGATGAATCGTTTCAGACGATTGTGCGAGCAGGCAGTTTCATCTAAATTGATTTTTTCATCGAACCGCAATTGCGATTACATGAGACAGACTTCACCATATCCTCATCCAGCATGATCTTACGATCAAATCAGTTAACGCGTCAGTCTACCAAAGCCCTGCTGCAAAATCACCCAAGAAAGAACGGGTTTTGTTCAGGAAGGTTAAGATCTGACGAGAGTGAGAGCAGGACAGTTGAATAGTACATTTTTGCCTGGAATTTTGTTTTTAACAGGGGCTGTTGTTGGTCTGCTGGTGAATGCCTGGGTGCGGCTGATGACCCTCAAACCGGTCATTCGCCCCCTGACCCGCTGCGAGGAATGCGGCGCGCGCGTTCGATTCTGGAAGTTGATTCCGGTTCTTCGCTGGCTGCCATTTCAAAACCGCTGTCGCACGTGTACCGCACGACTGCCTCGATCAGAGATTCTGCTGGAAATTTTGACTGGCACCCTGTTCGTCCTGTTTTATTTTATGGCTGTGCAGTTGCGGTGTCTCGAAGTCCCTTCGGTCCGTCCCTCGGGAGAGATGCTGGAATGGCGGTTGATCTATTTGTATGTCTTACTGGCGTTGCTGGTTGCAGCGACCTCGATCGACTTTC is from Gimesia maris and encodes:
- a CDS encoding ammonium transporter, which encodes MGQIFADEAVPPHALGSGAEAPAQEAAAVEFDSADIAWMMVASALVLMMTAPGLALFYGGLVRKKNILGVMMQCMFLMGLMSVIWALWGYSLAFGSDILGGFVGGFDYLLLKDVIPYWKDGAVVIPANGSIPKSLFMVFQMMFFIITPALICGAFAERMKFSSMVVFSVLWGTFVYCPIAHWVWSDTGWLCEWNENALYPAFDFAGGTVVHISSGFSALVCAILLGKRLGYGQEPMPPHNLTYTFIGASMLWVGWFGFNAGSAVGSNPAAVNAFVATHLAAAAGVLAWAVAEWVFNGKPSILGACSGAVAGLVCITPACGTVTPLSGIILGLLAGFACYFACTSLKSKFKYDDTLDAFGVHGVGGTVGAILTGVFATKSITGNAEGSGLLEGNTQQLINQFVSVGAAIAISVVGTIIILKLIDLTMGLRVSKDGEIQGLDLSQHGEEGYIFL